The Miscanthus floridulus cultivar M001 chromosome 7, ASM1932011v1, whole genome shotgun sequence genome includes a region encoding these proteins:
- the LOC136462715 gene encoding uncharacterized protein yields the protein MPPKQQPAWAPAAQASSPKLGSFRGVCFQVPSTPSSSDQLLAAAGQGRAHAVATRASPLMQRAPCPGPAVGGLFFGSTSCRPPPVAVGRLIFERFASASAAAARSTRDGSTAPMTIIYAGSVRAYGGVTMEHAEKILAMVAKEARAARILAGGPQLELVAAPTATGDAALMTMHYWRLAHHHVNDSKDSLLPENCIALQ from the exons ATGCCGCCGAAGCAGCAGCCCGCGTGGGCGCCAGCAGCTCAGGCGTCGTCCCCGAAG CTCGGTTCTTTCAGGGGGGTCTGCTTTCAGGTTCCGTCGACGCCTAGCAGCAGTGATCAGCTGCTGGCCGCCGCCGGCCAGGGCAGGGCGCACGCCGTGGCCACGCGTGCGTCGCCGCTGATGCAACGCGCTCCCTGCCCTGGCCCCGCCGTAGGCGGATTATTTTTTGGCAGCACCAGCTGCAGGCCGCCGCCGGTTGCCGTAGGACGACTCATCTTTGAGCGcttcgcctccgcctccgcggcAGCAGCACGGAGCACTCGTGACGGTTCCACCGCGCCAATGACGATAATCTATGCGGGCTCTGTGCGTGCATATGGCGGTGTTACCATGGAACAT GCCGAGAAGATCCTGGCTATGGTAGCAAAGGAGGCTCGTGCTGCAAGAATCCTGGCAGGAGGGCCGCAGTTAGAACTAGTTGCTGCACCCACAGCCACAGGTGATGCAGCGCTGATGACAATGCATTATTGGAGATTGGCTCATCATCATGTCAACGATAGTAAGGACTCCCTCCTCCCTGAAAATTGCATTGCACTGCAgtga